In a genomic window of Bradyrhizobium ontarionense:
- a CDS encoding ABC transporter ATP-binding protein: MPLLEVENLQVHFRTPTGINRAVDGVSFDVNPGETLAIVGESGCGKSVTSMSMMRLIPEPPGKIAGSIRLEGRELLKLSDREMRQLRGNDISMIFQEPMTSLNPVLTVGRQIGETLRLHQGLDQKQAEARAVEMLTLVGIPEPARRVREYPHQLSGGMRQRVMIAMALACNPKLLIADEPTTALDVTIQAQILKLMLELKQRVGAAIILITHDLGVVAEVAERVMVMYAGRKVEEAPVKELFRSPRHPYTQGLLGALPKLGSSLSGAARRLAEIPGQVPDLKQRIEGCVFAGRCALATDLCRQYAPGLEEKAPRHSAACHFAAKEQAAA, translated from the coding sequence ATGCCGCTGCTCGAGGTCGAGAATCTTCAGGTCCATTTCCGCACTCCCACCGGCATTAACCGCGCCGTTGACGGCGTGTCGTTCGATGTCAATCCCGGCGAGACGCTCGCCATCGTCGGCGAATCCGGCTGCGGCAAGTCGGTGACCTCGATGTCGATGATGCGGCTGATCCCGGAGCCGCCCGGCAAGATCGCGGGCTCGATCCGGCTCGAGGGCAGGGAGCTCCTGAAGCTCTCCGACCGCGAGATGCGCCAGCTTCGCGGCAACGACATCTCGATGATCTTCCAGGAGCCGATGACGAGCCTCAATCCGGTGCTGACGGTCGGCCGCCAGATCGGCGAGACGCTGCGGCTGCATCAGGGGCTCGACCAGAAGCAGGCGGAGGCGCGCGCGGTGGAGATGCTGACGCTGGTCGGCATTCCCGAGCCGGCACGCCGCGTGCGCGAATATCCGCACCAGCTGTCGGGGGGCATGCGCCAGCGCGTGATGATCGCGATGGCGCTGGCCTGCAATCCGAAACTGCTGATCGCCGACGAGCCGACCACCGCGCTCGATGTCACGATCCAGGCGCAGATCCTCAAGCTGATGCTGGAGCTGAAGCAGCGCGTGGGTGCTGCGATCATCCTGATTACGCATGATCTCGGCGTCGTCGCCGAGGTCGCCGAGCGCGTGATGGTGATGTATGCGGGGCGTAAGGTCGAGGAGGCCCCGGTCAAGGAGCTGTTTCGTTCGCCAAGGCATCCCTACACGCAGGGCCTGCTCGGCGCGCTGCCCAAGCTCGGCTCCTCGTTGTCAGGCGCGGCGCGGCGGCTCGCCGAGATTCCGGGCCAGGTCCCGGACCTCAAGCAGCGCATCGAGGGCTGCGTGTTCGCCGGGCGCTGCGCGCTCGCCACCGACCTGTGCCGGCAATATGCGCCGGGGCTGGAGGAGAAGGCACCGCGCCACAGCGCCGCCTGCCATTTCGCTGCCAAGGAGCAGGCCGCCGCATGA
- a CDS encoding ABC transporter permease: protein MTATTTTSPPPGLVIAPRLPDLMAAPKIRRGAIGFLRNHPTVAIGGALLLLLVILGVFAPFFGTVDPTAIAPAKRTRLPSADFWFGTDALGRDIYSRVLYGTRVSLTVGLSVALAASVIGLTIGLVAGFVRWADGVLMRCMDGLMSIPPILLAVALMALTRGSVGNVILAITIAEIPRVARLVRGVVLSLREQPYVDGAIASGTRTPMVILRHILPNTTAPMLVQATYICASAMITEAILSFIGAGTPPTIPSWGNIMAEGRALWQVKPYIVFFPAAFLSVTVLAVNLVGDGLRDALDPRMAKMP, encoded by the coding sequence TTGACCGCAACGACCACAACATCGCCGCCGCCGGGCCTCGTCATCGCGCCTCGCCTGCCGGACTTGATGGCGGCGCCGAAGATCAGGCGCGGCGCCATCGGCTTCCTGCGCAATCATCCGACGGTCGCGATCGGCGGCGCGCTGCTGCTGCTGCTCGTCATCCTCGGCGTGTTCGCGCCGTTCTTCGGCACCGTCGATCCGACCGCGATCGCGCCGGCCAAGCGCACCCGGCTGCCGTCGGCCGATTTCTGGTTCGGCACCGACGCGCTCGGACGCGACATCTATTCGCGCGTGCTCTACGGCACCCGCGTCTCACTGACGGTCGGGCTCTCGGTGGCGCTCGCGGCCTCGGTGATCGGGCTCACGATCGGCCTCGTCGCCGGCTTCGTGCGCTGGGCCGACGGCGTCTTGATGCGCTGCATGGACGGGCTGATGTCGATCCCGCCGATTTTGCTGGCGGTGGCGCTGATGGCGCTGACGCGCGGCAGCGTCGGCAACGTCATCCTCGCCATCACCATCGCGGAGATTCCGCGTGTCGCACGGTTGGTGCGCGGCGTCGTGCTGAGCCTGCGCGAGCAGCCCTATGTCGATGGCGCCATAGCCTCCGGCACGCGCACGCCGATGGTGATCCTGCGCCACATCCTGCCGAACACGACCGCACCGATGCTGGTGCAAGCGACCTATATCTGCGCCAGCGCCATGATCACCGAGGCGATCCTCTCCTTCATCGGCGCCGGCACGCCGCCGACCATTCCGTCCTGGGGCAACATCATGGCCGAGGGCCGCGCGCTGTGGCAGGTCAAGCCCTATATCGTGTTCTTCCCGGCGGCGTTCCTGTCGGTGACGGTGCTCGCGGTGAATCTCGTCGGCGACGGCCTGCGCGACGCGCTCGATCCGCGCATGGCGAAGATGCCATGA
- a CDS encoding ABC transporter permease — protein MLAYALRRVLSTLPVMAFVALFVFSLLYIAPGDPAVVIAGDQASPADVERIRANLGLDQPFLVQFGSWVWRLLHFDLGTSIFTNLPVASMIAQRLEPTLSLMMVTLLLTIIVAVPLGVIAAWKAGTWIDRIIMAFAVFGFSVPVFVVGYILAYVFALKFDWLPVQGYTPLSQGVWPWLQNLILPAVALGCVYIALIARITRAAMLEVLQQDYIRTARAKGLGQGGILFIHALKNAAVPIVTVVGIGIALLIGGAVVTESVFAIPGLGRLTIDAILRRDYPVIQGIVLLFSFVYVLVNLLIDITYTLVDPRIRY, from the coding sequence ATGCTCGCTTATGCGCTCCGACGAGTCCTGTCGACCTTGCCGGTGATGGCGTTCGTCGCGCTGTTCGTCTTCAGCCTGCTCTACATCGCGCCGGGCGATCCGGCCGTTGTGATCGCCGGCGATCAGGCGAGCCCTGCGGATGTCGAGCGCATCCGCGCCAATCTCGGGCTGGACCAGCCATTCCTGGTCCAGTTCGGCAGCTGGGTGTGGCGTCTGCTGCACTTTGATCTGGGCACTTCGATCTTCACCAATCTTCCGGTTGCGTCGATGATCGCCCAGCGCCTGGAGCCGACGCTGTCGCTGATGATGGTGACCTTGCTCCTCACCATCATCGTCGCGGTGCCGCTCGGCGTCATCGCGGCGTGGAAGGCGGGCACCTGGATCGACCGCATCATCATGGCGTTCGCCGTGTTCGGCTTCTCGGTGCCGGTGTTCGTGGTCGGCTACATCCTGGCCTATGTGTTCGCCCTGAAGTTCGATTGGCTGCCGGTGCAGGGCTACACGCCGCTGTCGCAAGGCGTCTGGCCGTGGCTGCAGAACCTGATCCTGCCCGCGGTCGCGCTCGGCTGCGTCTATATCGCGCTGATCGCGCGCATCACCCGTGCCGCCATGCTCGAGGTGCTGCAGCAGGACTATATCCGCACCGCGCGCGCCAAGGGGCTCGGGCAGGGCGGCATCCTGTTCATCCACGCGCTGAAGAATGCCGCGGTGCCGATCGTCACCGTGGTCGGCATCGGCATTGCGCTTCTGATCGGCGGCGCGGTCGTCACCGAGAGCGTGTTCGCGATCCCAGGTCTCGGCCGGCTGACCATCGATGCCATCCTGCGCCGTGACTATCCGGTGATCCAGGGCATCGTGCTGCTGTTCAGCTTCGTCTACGTGCTCGTCAATCTCCTGATCGACATCACCTACACCCTGGTCGACCCGAGGATCCGCTATTGA
- a CDS encoding ABC transporter substrate-binding protein produces the protein MDRRTVLKGLAGAGGLALTGFAAPAIAQGAAARTLRFVPQANLANFDPIWGTQYVVRNAAAMVWDTLYGIDDQFVPQRQMVESEEVSSDGLTWTFKLRPGLKFHDGEPVLAKDVVASLTRWSARDPMGLMLKAIQSELVAVDDKTFKWVLKQPYPKMLFALGKGNAPCAFIMPERLAQTDPFKQIAEYVGSGPFKFAKSEWVPGAKAVFEKFTDYVPRQEKPVWLAGGKQVLMDRVEWVIMPDPATAAAALQNGEVDWWENPITDLVPVLKGNKNIGVDIGDPLGNVGSFRMNHLHAPFNNVKARQAILMALSQEDYMRALVGDDNSLWKPLPGFFTPDTPLYTEAGGDILKGKRDFAAAKKLLEEAGYKGEPITCVVAQDQPITKAFGDVTADLLKKLGMNVDFVATDWGTVGARRAQKTPPSQGGWHVFHTWHAGADCINPAAYTALRANGDKAWFGWPTSEPVEKEITNWFAAKSLDEEKAVAARINKAAIDDVVFAPTGFFLGYTAWRKNVAGVTKGPIPLFWGVSKTA, from the coding sequence ATGGATCGCAGGACGGTATTGAAGGGGTTGGCGGGCGCGGGCGGCCTGGCGCTGACGGGTTTCGCGGCGCCGGCGATCGCGCAGGGCGCAGCGGCGCGCACCTTGCGCTTCGTGCCGCAGGCCAATCTCGCCAATTTCGATCCGATCTGGGGCACGCAATATGTCGTGCGCAACGCCGCCGCGATGGTGTGGGATACGCTGTACGGCATCGACGACCAGTTCGTGCCGCAGCGCCAGATGGTGGAATCCGAGGAGGTCTCGTCTGACGGCCTGACCTGGACCTTCAAGCTGCGTCCCGGCCTCAAATTCCATGACGGCGAGCCGGTGCTCGCCAAGGACGTCGTCGCCAGCCTGACGCGCTGGTCGGCGCGCGACCCGATGGGCCTGATGCTCAAGGCGATCCAGAGCGAGCTCGTGGCGGTCGACGACAAGACCTTCAAATGGGTGCTGAAGCAGCCTTATCCGAAGATGCTGTTCGCGCTCGGCAAGGGCAATGCGCCGTGCGCCTTCATCATGCCCGAGCGCCTCGCGCAGACCGATCCGTTCAAGCAGATCGCCGAATATGTCGGCTCCGGCCCGTTCAAGTTCGCCAAGAGCGAATGGGTGCCGGGCGCCAAGGCCGTGTTCGAGAAGTTCACCGACTACGTGCCGCGCCAGGAGAAGCCGGTCTGGCTCGCCGGCGGCAAGCAGGTGCTGATGGATCGCGTCGAATGGGTCATCATGCCCGATCCCGCGACTGCGGCAGCCGCGCTGCAGAACGGCGAGGTCGACTGGTGGGAGAACCCGATCACCGATCTCGTGCCGGTGCTGAAGGGCAACAAGAACATTGGCGTCGACATCGGCGATCCCCTCGGCAATGTCGGCTCGTTCCGCATGAATCACCTGCATGCCCCCTTCAACAACGTGAAGGCGCGCCAGGCGATCCTGATGGCGCTGAGCCAGGAAGACTACATGCGCGCGCTGGTCGGCGACGACAACTCGCTGTGGAAGCCGCTGCCCGGCTTCTTCACGCCGGACACGCCGCTCTACACCGAAGCGGGCGGCGACATCCTGAAAGGCAAGCGCGATTTCGCTGCCGCCAAGAAGCTGCTCGAGGAAGCCGGCTACAAGGGTGAGCCGATCACCTGCGTCGTCGCGCAGGACCAGCCGATCACCAAGGCGTTCGGCGACGTCACCGCGGATCTTCTCAAGAAGCTCGGCATGAATGTCGACTTCGTCGCCACCGACTGGGGCACCGTCGGCGCCCGCCGCGCCCAGAAGACGCCGCCGTCCCAGGGCGGCTGGCACGTGTTCCACACCTGGCACGCCGGTGCCGACTGCATCAACCCGGCCGCCTACACCGCGCTGCGCGCCAATGGCGACAAGGCCTGGTTCGGCTGGCCGACCAGCGAGCCGGTGGAAAAGGAGATCACCAACTGGTTCGCCGCCAAGTCGCTCGACGAGGAGAAGGCGGTCGCCGCGCGCATCAACAAGGCCGCGATCGACGACGTCGTGTTCGCGCCGACCGGCTTCTTCCTCGGCTACACCGCGTGGCGCAAGAACGTCGCCGGCGTGACCAAGGGGCCGATCCCGTTGTTCTGGGGCGTGTCGAAGACCGCATAG
- a CDS encoding N-carbamoyl-D-amino-acid hydrolase — MPRFVNVAIGQLGPIAKSEARPSVVARLMALMRQAHANGCDLIVYPELALTTFFPRWYMADQAEIDTYFEREMPGPETQALFALAKDLRIGFCLGYAELTVEDGIVHRYNTAILVDKTGTIVSKYRKVHLPGHAEHEPWRKFQHLEKRYFEPGKKFGVAAAFGGVIGMAICNDRRWPETYRVMGLQGVEMVLIGYNTPVHNPPAPEHDDLSLFHNRLVMQSGAYQNGTWVIGVAKGGIEEGIDHIAGSCIIAPSGEIVAACATKGDEIALARCDLDLCKSYKQTIFNFDVHRQPQAYGMIVERKGETLMADGSRVRKP; from the coding sequence ATGCCGCGCTTCGTCAACGTCGCCATCGGCCAGCTCGGGCCGATCGCCAAGAGCGAGGCGCGACCTTCCGTCGTCGCGCGCCTGATGGCGCTCATGCGCCAGGCCCACGCCAACGGCTGCGACCTGATCGTCTATCCCGAGCTCGCGCTGACGACCTTCTTCCCGCGCTGGTACATGGCCGATCAGGCCGAGATCGACACTTATTTCGAGCGCGAGATGCCGGGGCCGGAGACCCAAGCCTTGTTCGCATTGGCGAAGGATCTGCGCATCGGCTTCTGCCTCGGCTATGCCGAGCTCACGGTCGAAGACGGCATCGTGCACCGCTACAACACCGCCATTCTCGTCGACAAGACCGGCACGATCGTCTCGAAATACCGCAAGGTGCATCTGCCGGGGCATGCCGAGCACGAGCCGTGGCGCAAGTTCCAGCATCTGGAAAAGCGCTATTTCGAGCCGGGCAAGAAATTCGGCGTCGCAGCCGCGTTCGGTGGCGTCATCGGCATGGCGATCTGCAACGATCGCCGCTGGCCGGAGACCTATCGCGTCATGGGCCTGCAGGGCGTCGAGATGGTGCTGATCGGCTACAACACGCCGGTGCACAATCCGCCCGCGCCGGAGCATGACGACCTCTCGCTGTTCCACAACCGCCTCGTGATGCAGTCCGGTGCCTATCAGAATGGCACCTGGGTCATCGGCGTCGCCAAGGGCGGCATCGAGGAGGGCATCGACCACATCGCCGGCAGCTGCATCATCGCACCCTCGGGCGAGATCGTGGCGGCCTGCGCCACCAAGGGCGACGAGATCGCGCTGGCGCGCTGCGACCTCGATTTGTGCAAATCCTATAAGCAGACGATCTTCAATTTCGACGTCCACCGCCAGCCGCAGGCTTACGGCATGATCGTCGAACGCAAGGGCGAGACGCTGATGGCCGACGGTTCGCGCGTGCGAAAGCCGTGA
- a CDS encoding aldehyde dehydrogenase family protein gives MTHFIDPRLRAATLPFWPDFEIIGSHVGGELVIGNGATVTVNDPATGKVLFSYADAGADVAAKAAQAAVIGQAEWARFTAAGRGRIMQAVARAVLANAEPLAQLESLSAGKPIRDTRGEVAKVAEMFEYYAGWADKFHGDVIPVPSSHLNYTRREPMGVVLQITPWNAPVFTAGWQIAPAISMGNAVLLKPSELTPLTSLALAVIAEAAGLPKGVVNVLAGYGHTTGQAALAQPAVKKVVFVGSVPTGRLIGEAAARRLLPSVLELGGKSANIVFADADLERAAVGAQAAIFGGAGQSCVAGSRLLVQSAVYDRFVDLVAQGAAKIRCGDPLSAETEIGPINNARQYEHVLSLIREGAAEGAEIITGAHGAAKDGGYFVSPTVLKNVTNAMGIARKEVFGPVVAAIRFETEEEAIQIANDSEFGLAGAVWTRDVARAHRVAAHVKAGTFWINAYKTINVASPFGGYNNSGHGRSSGVEALYEYTQVKSVWVETAAEPAVAFGYAPGLRE, from the coding sequence ATGACGCATTTCATCGATCCTCGGCTGCGCGCGGCGACCTTGCCGTTCTGGCCTGATTTCGAGATCATCGGCTCGCATGTCGGCGGTGAGCTCGTCATCGGCAACGGCGCGACCGTCACCGTGAACGATCCCGCGACCGGCAAGGTGCTGTTCAGCTATGCCGATGCCGGTGCCGATGTCGCCGCGAAGGCGGCGCAGGCCGCTGTCATCGGGCAGGCGGAGTGGGCGCGTTTCACGGCTGCTGGCCGCGGCCGCATCATGCAGGCGGTGGCGCGTGCGGTCCTCGCCAACGCCGAGCCGCTGGCGCAACTGGAGTCGCTTTCCGCCGGCAAGCCGATCCGCGACACACGTGGCGAGGTCGCCAAGGTCGCGGAGATGTTCGAGTACTACGCGGGCTGGGCCGACAAATTCCACGGCGACGTCATTCCGGTGCCTTCAAGCCATCTCAACTACACGCGCCGCGAGCCGATGGGCGTGGTGCTGCAGATCACGCCGTGGAATGCCCCGGTCTTCACGGCGGGATGGCAGATAGCGCCCGCGATCAGCATGGGCAATGCGGTGCTGCTGAAGCCGTCGGAGCTGACGCCTTTGACCTCGCTGGCGCTGGCGGTGATTGCGGAAGCCGCGGGCCTGCCGAAGGGCGTCGTCAACGTGCTCGCCGGCTACGGCCACACCACGGGGCAGGCGGCGCTGGCCCAGCCCGCGGTGAAGAAGGTGGTGTTCGTCGGCTCGGTGCCGACCGGGCGGCTGATCGGCGAGGCTGCGGCGCGGCGGCTGTTGCCCTCGGTGCTGGAGCTCGGCGGCAAGTCGGCCAACATTGTGTTCGCCGATGCCGATCTCGAACGCGCCGCTGTCGGCGCGCAGGCCGCGATCTTCGGCGGCGCCGGCCAGAGTTGTGTGGCGGGCTCGCGGCTGCTGGTGCAGAGCGCGGTGTATGACCGCTTCGTCGATCTGGTCGCGCAGGGCGCGGCGAAGATCAGATGCGGCGATCCGCTGTCGGCGGAGACCGAGATCGGTCCGATCAACAACGCCAGGCAATATGAGCACGTGCTGTCGCTGATCCGAGAGGGCGCGGCGGAGGGCGCCGAGATTATCACCGGCGCACATGGGGCGGCAAAGGACGGCGGCTATTTCGTCAGCCCCACGGTGTTGAAGAACGTCACCAACGCGATGGGCATCGCGCGCAAGGAAGTGTTCGGCCCTGTCGTCGCCGCGATCCGCTTCGAGACCGAGGAGGAGGCGATCCAAATCGCCAATGACAGCGAGTTCGGGCTGGCCGGTGCGGTGTGGACCAGGGACGTCGCGCGCGCGCATCGCGTTGCCGCACACGTCAAGGCCGGCACGTTCTGGATCAACGCCTACAAGACCATCAACGTGGCCTCGCCGTTCGGCGGCTACAACAACAGCGGCCATGGCCGCTCCTCCGGCGTCGAGGCGCTGTACGAATATACGCAGGTGAAGAGCGTCTGGGTCGAGACCGCGGCCGAGCCGGCCGTCGCCTTTGGTTACGCACCGGGCCTTCGTGAATGA
- a CDS encoding NAD(P)-dependent oxidoreductase has product MTAVGIIGLGNMGRGMALTLRSAGFAVTGYDALQATRDALAAEGIAVAASIGAVVAAADIVILSLPTAEIVARVVEGADGIFAHARPGVVIVDTSTSHPETSRRLAALLKARGMAFIDAPVSGGPKGAATGTMTMVIGAEDADLVRVMPVLERMSAKRVHVGGVGAGNVAKIVNNLLCAAHLLTAAEALRIADAAGVDAERLLEGLNAGSGRSGVTLVNVPNWILNGAFDSGFTMQLMRKDIRLASQLIGELGLALPIAADTARIWAESAATIGDKEDFNRIVELQLGPLSKP; this is encoded by the coding sequence GTGACCGCGGTCGGCATCATCGGACTTGGCAATATGGGGCGGGGCATGGCGCTGACGCTCAGGAGCGCGGGCTTTGCCGTCACCGGCTACGACGCGCTGCAAGCCACGCGCGACGCGCTGGCGGCCGAGGGCATCGCGGTCGCCGCCTCGATCGGCGCAGTCGTGGCCGCCGCCGACATCGTGATCCTGTCGCTGCCGACCGCCGAGATCGTGGCCCGCGTGGTGGAAGGCGCTGATGGCATTTTCGCGCATGCGCGGCCCGGCGTCGTCATCGTCGACACCTCGACGTCGCATCCCGAGACCTCGCGCCGGCTAGCTGCTCTCCTGAAGGCGCGCGGCATGGCGTTCATCGATGCGCCGGTCAGCGGCGGGCCAAAGGGCGCGGCGACGGGCACCATGACCATGGTGATCGGTGCCGAAGACGCAGACCTCGTGCGCGTCATGCCGGTGCTGGAGCGCATGAGCGCCAAGCGCGTGCATGTCGGCGGCGTCGGCGCCGGCAACGTCGCCAAGATCGTCAACAACCTGCTGTGCGCCGCGCATCTGCTCACCGCCGCGGAAGCGCTGCGTATCGCCGATGCCGCCGGCGTCGACGCCGAGCGGCTGCTCGAGGGACTGAACGCGGGCTCGGGGCGCTCCGGCGTGACGCTGGTCAACGTGCCGAACTGGATCCTGAACGGCGCGTTCGATTCCGGCTTCACGATGCAGCTGATGCGCAAGGACATCAGGCTCGCTTCGCAGCTCATCGGCGAGCTCGGCCTGGCGCTGCCGATCGCGGCCGACACCGCGCGCATCTGGGCCGAGAGCGCCGCGACCATAGGTGACAAAGAGGATTTCAATCGCATCGTCGAGCTGCAGCTCGGCCCGCTGTCGAAGCCATGA
- a CDS encoding LysR family transcriptional regulator yields MSAALLDHHRLHYLHEAIRLGSVRAAAEALDINASVISRQIALLEKELGLTLVERLSRGIRATDAGALLVERFRQWQADQADTVAKLRELVGLKRGHVDIVLGEGFVSDLMSGPLGRFWQRHPDLTMSFDLAGTNEVVNAVAEDRYHIGLVFNPGADPRIRVATASRQPLCAIVPLDHALARLGRPLRLRELADHPLGLMHPSYGTRQIVAMAEAAERIALAPKLTTSSINVLRHFVKSGLGLTLLPAFAIAADLADGSLAAVPIDNRLLASSEACVITRRGRELPHAAGHLLRFLSGQMRAFRVWEAASKTRARAGDR; encoded by the coding sequence GTGTCCGCCGCCCTGCTCGATCATCACCGCCTGCATTACCTGCACGAGGCCATCCGGCTCGGCTCGGTCCGCGCCGCCGCCGAAGCGCTCGACATCAACGCCTCGGTGATCAGCCGGCAGATCGCGCTGCTGGAAAAGGAGCTCGGGCTGACGCTGGTCGAGCGGCTCAGCCGCGGCATCCGCGCCACCGACGCCGGCGCGCTGCTGGTCGAGCGCTTCCGGCAATGGCAGGCCGACCAGGCCGACACCGTCGCCAAGCTGCGCGAGCTTGTGGGCCTCAAGCGCGGCCACGTCGACATCGTGCTCGGCGAAGGTTTTGTCAGCGATCTGATGTCGGGCCCGCTCGGCCGGTTCTGGCAGCGCCACCCAGATCTGACGATGTCGTTCGATCTCGCCGGCACCAATGAGGTCGTCAACGCCGTGGCCGAGGACCGCTACCACATCGGGCTGGTGTTCAATCCCGGCGCCGACCCGCGCATCCGCGTCGCCACCGCGAGCCGGCAGCCGCTGTGCGCCATCGTGCCGCTCGATCATGCGCTCGCGCGCCTCGGCCGCCCCTTACGCCTGCGCGAACTGGCCGACCATCCGCTCGGCCTGATGCACCCGAGCTACGGCACGCGACAGATCGTGGCGATGGCGGAAGCCGCCGAGCGCATCGCGCTGGCGCCGAAGCTCACGACCAGCTCGATCAATGTGCTCCGGCATTTCGTCAAGAGCGGCCTCGGGCTGACGCTGCTACCGGCGTTCGCGATCGCCGCGGATCTTGCCGACGGCTCGCTCGCCGCCGTCCCCATCGACAACCGCCTGCTGGCGTCGAGTGAGGCCTGCGTCATCACCCGGCGCGGCCGCGAGCTGCCGCATGCCGCCGGTCACCTGCTGCGCTTCCTGAGCGGCCAGATGCGGGCTTTCAGGGTGTGGGAAGCGGCAAGCAAGACAAGGGCGCGTGCCGGCGACCGCTGA
- a CDS encoding GNAT family N-acetyltransferase, whose product MLLPLGHTWRVRCARCHHRGTIIAATADLAARQLRCRSCGHRQAFVPEVIVRSTRRPNGRKARAARAAAKSRDAPTFAPTTDPMLNDRIDDLWAAGPKGPARQPMQIRSLRPSDVETILQIFRKVACQIPIDLSTSEHVQAMREKINNCYLNRFSVAAVDIDGVIVGFQLAQEKIAANELRYIYLAYAGVTAEAKGNGVFRQLVEAEKNHGLPLFAEVKPDNKSRMDEILINCGFHRYLLDPEEKILADFRWDPH is encoded by the coding sequence ATGCTTCTGCCGCTTGGCCATACTTGGCGCGTCCGCTGTGCCCGCTGCCATCACAGGGGCACCATCATTGCCGCGACCGCCGATCTGGCGGCAAGGCAACTGCGCTGCAGATCATGCGGGCATCGGCAGGCGTTCGTCCCCGAGGTCATCGTACGTTCGACGCGCCGTCCCAATGGACGCAAGGCAAGGGCAGCGAGGGCAGCGGCAAAAAGTAGGGACGCCCCCACTTTTGCTCCGACCACCGACCCGATGCTGAATGACCGGATCGACGATCTATGGGCGGCGGGACCAAAAGGGCCGGCGAGGCAACCAATGCAAATCCGCTCATTGCGCCCGTCGGACGTTGAGACAATCCTGCAAATATTCAGGAAGGTCGCCTGTCAGATTCCGATCGATCTGAGCACGAGCGAGCATGTTCAAGCGATGAGGGAGAAGATCAACAACTGTTATCTCAATCGCTTCTCTGTTGCCGCTGTAGACATTGATGGCGTGATCGTAGGCTTTCAGTTGGCTCAGGAAAAGATCGCCGCTAACGAACTACGGTATATCTATTTGGCCTACGCAGGCGTGACCGCCGAAGCAAAAGGGAACGGTGTTTTCCGGCAATTAGTCGAGGCCGAGAAGAATCACGGATTGCCACTCTTCGCCGAGGTAAAGCCAGACAACAAGAGCCGCATGGACGAAATCCTGATAAATTGCGGTTTCCATCGCTATTTGCTTGATCCTGAAGAGAAGATCTTGGCCGATTTTCGATGGGACCCACACTAA
- a CDS encoding phage terminase large subunit family protein, with the protein MRLFSYQRGICDAIGDPAIERVSVLKSARIGHTATLIGALAHFVVREPSPILVLSSAAV; encoded by the coding sequence ATGCGGCTTTTCAGCTATCAGCGCGGAATTTGCGATGCGATCGGCGACCCGGCGATAGAGCGCGTCTCTGTCCTGAAATCGGCGAGGATTGGCCACACCGCGACTCTGATCGGCGCCCTGGCGCATTTCGTGGTCCGCGAGCCGTCGCCGATCCTGGTCTTGTCCTCGGCGGCGGTTTGA
- a CDS encoding TMEM175 family protein, with product MTEPQSDLFEMRRLESLSNTIFGVAMTLLAYDLPKPNFAELPGWIDLVHTYSGRLAGLVLSFIIAGVFWISHQRRLARQPLGSRTVVMLNLFFLLSIVLLPVTNSLYGNYRLSSAVAVLYGLHLTIIASLNAVLWWLATGGGRHAEIVGAIFPVVVFVPGVVIAALAPEYVQYFWMLGFGGLVARRFVRPKPMQPPVDPAPRA from the coding sequence ATGACCGAGCCTCAATCCGACCTGTTCGAGATGCGCCGGCTGGAATCGCTCTCCAACACCATCTTTGGTGTGGCGATGACGCTGCTGGCCTACGACCTGCCGAAGCCGAATTTCGCCGAGCTGCCCGGCTGGATCGACCTGGTCCACACCTATTCGGGTCGGCTGGCCGGGCTCGTGCTCAGCTTCATCATCGCCGGCGTGTTCTGGATCAGCCATCAACGGCGGCTGGCGCGGCAGCCGCTCGGCAGCCGAACCGTCGTGATGTTGAACCTGTTCTTCCTGCTGTCGATCGTGCTCCTGCCGGTGACCAACAGCCTCTACGGCAACTACCGGCTGAGCAGCGCGGTGGCCGTGCTCTATGGCCTGCATCTGACCATCATCGCGTCCTTGAACGCCGTGCTGTGGTGGCTCGCGACCGGCGGCGGCCGCCATGCCGAGATCGTCGGCGCGATCTTTCCCGTCGTCGTGTTCGTGCCGGGCGTCGTGATCGCGGCGCTGGCGCCGGAGTATGTCCAGTATTTCTGGATGCTCGGTTTCGGCGGGCTGGTGGCGCGCCGCTTCGTGCGCCCCAAGCCAATGCAGCCGCCGGTCGATCCGGCCCCCCGCGCATAA